Part of the Mastacembelus armatus chromosome 6, fMasArm1.2, whole genome shotgun sequence genome, cATACAGTATAATACAAACAGTAGGAGATGGCTTGTCAAGATAAAGAGCTGGTAACACTACTTGTCCAATCAGGTTCCATTAACTTATTGCACGTGAGGAACGCGCTTAGTATGAGGTTATTAACCACCATTCACAGAACACACGGATACATTTGAAACTACAAAAGTTCATTAGTGGTTCCTTTGATTGCAAATCTCTGTTCAGTTACGGTCTAAGAACATGTAAGCTGAATCGCTCCTTGGACCTCCATTTACTCAAAAAGAACATTCAGGGGCACATTTCCTAATCAATTCTGGTCAATGGCCAGTAACCAGTGTCCTCAGTTTACCTCCACCATCATTCACTCCCATGGCACTGTGTAAATACAAATATGCAGACAGAGGGGACACTGTTTGACCACAGTACTGAGCCTTGATGATTTGCTGCGCACGTCCACAGAAGATTTTGAACACAACTTGGATTGTACAGTTGATCTTTATGCAGCCAATGGTGGTGTGTCATGCCACTGGACACCTCACGATAAAGAGCTGACTTTCTCTGAAATGATTGGCTGACTCAGGAGACAGACAAACGACtaaccaaagaaaacaaaatgtgacttCTAGTCCCACATATGGTATAGATCCATATGCTGGTAAGGCAACAGGCGAGTCGATGTAGGTCAGTTCACATACGTTTTTTTACAATATGAAGACTCCCTTATTTATCAACATCAGAGCCTGTAGGTCAGTTGAGCTGAATTTAAAAACCACATTGGATCCCTTTATGAAGATTCTAGCTGAACAGATATGTTCATAACTTGCAAAAGTGATTTAAGAGGATTTGTTCCATTCACCAGTTTTCTCACATCCTTACTCACGTACTTTGGATTCAGGAGTGGTCCAGGCACTGTCATGCTTGTCATTTTGAGTTGCTTTCCTTCACATGGCAAAAACACTTATCTGACCTGAAATTATTTCAGTCGTTaacaaaaagacagaatatGCAGGAAATTTATTCAAAGATAGAAACTACAGGTCTCTGTCCATTATTATCCATTGTTGCACCAAATGAActaaaaagttttttaaagAAACCAAACTAGCATACTTCCCACCATGAATTGTTGAAAACACGCTaacttttgattattttttgtaaatgacTCTCTGTGTGTAATCCATTTTCAATCATAGAGATTGAAAATCCATTAAGTCTTGgatacccatccatccatccatccatcttctgtactcgcttattcctaaccagggtcagagagatctgctggagcctatcccagctctctttgggtgaaaggcaggggtacaccctgcacaggtcaccagtccatcacaggagtCTTGGATatttttaatgataataaaaacaatgtaatgtGTTGAATTCTGTCCCTCCCCCTGTACACATACTGTTGTAAGTTTGTACTTACTCAGGTACAAAATGACTTCAGCAGTAACAGCTATCAAATGACCCTTTATttttgaatttcccttcagggattaataaaagTTTATCCTATCTGAGATTTAACTCTTCTGCACTGTTCAAATTCACAACCCTTTCATTATGTTCAGGATAAAAAAatacactaaaataaactgctgtaaaaatatatcagataaatatttttttctacttttttgcttgtgtgggttttctccaggtactctggttacctcccacagtccaaaaacatgtatgtcaggttgattggtgactcttaTTCACCATcgaagtgagtgtgtgaggttgtttgtctctatgttgCCCTGTGGTGGACGGGTGacctgctccagcagatccctgtgaccctggttaggaataagcaggtttaaataatggatggatgggataGATGGTCACAGAGACATGGATAGAAAACAGGGGTGAGCTGCAATGCATGTCAGAGGCTGGAGTCAGACCTTCAACAGTGCCCACCTACATATCAGCTATTGGGGTGCTCCCTGTAGCAAAATTATTTAGAAGTATACTATTTGGCAATTTTGttatctgatttttttaaacatccaAATATCAGTATAAATATCAGTGAAGCTATACTCTGCATGTCCAGATGTTCTCATATAGAATTCAGGCTCCTTACAGTCTCATATTCGAAGAGAAGTCTCTTCCTTTTAATGCATGGTTTGTAATCTGGATCACAGTCAATTGAGTCCTCACTGTTACTGCTTGAAGAATGGCTGGAGTAAAGAATATTCACGTCAAAAGTGGAACCTGCATCTTCTTCCCCTCGCACCCTGTTTGCCTTGTGTTTGTCTTGCAACCCAGTCTCTGCATTTCTGTATGAAGATCTCCCTTTGGTCAACTGGTAGCACTCCTGAGCACTGATCCTGGTAAGACTCACACAGGGCTGTAGCAGCGctgactgcagcagcacagcctgaCTCGGCAGTGACAACCTAAGCTGGGTAGTGGAACATTGTATAGTTTTTGATTTATGACTGGtgctgtgtgtctgaggatgaggTTGGATGGAATTCTGAAGGACAATCTGTGGAGATGATTTGGTAGTTGAAGGTACTGGATTGGCACTGCAGACTGAGGACAGAGTCCCTAGGTGAGAGGTAGAGGGAGAACGATCACATGTAGGAGACTCAGTGACACTGAGGTCACACAAGGGCAGACAACTCATCATAAAGGTAGCTGGGGCCTTTTTAAGCTGCTCACTACAGTTTTGATTTAAGTGGTCTAGAGCCTGTCTGGTGGAAGTGCAAGGCTGCCTGTACTTTCTTGAAAGTCTGGAAAAAGACGGTAGAGTTGTTGACTGGTAGCTGGTAAACGTAGACACATCCTGTGGTGCAGGAGATGTTTGCAAGTTGTATGTTGTGTTTGGTGCATCAACACTTTCTGGATGACCGAACAGTGAGTTATGATGACAGATTAGTAACTGAGGAGTGGAAGCCGGTTTGTCACTAGACGTGGTGAAGCAATGTGGTGATGCTTGATGGTGTTTAAAAGTTGGGTGGCTGCTTCTGACAGAGACAATGTCTATCAGTTGACCCACTGGAGGCGACAGAGCAGAGGTGGAAGAGGACTGAGGTAGAGATTCTGATAAACAGGTATCACTTAATGATCCAGAACTGTGCTTATCTTTGGGGTTTGGTTGTTCAGATGCCTTTGCTGCTGTCTGAAGATGGTTAACAGTGTGCAAAGGTGGATGTTTTTGGTCAGTGAGATATGGGATGGCAATAGAGGGGCTGAGTTCCTGGGATGAAGATGCAGATGAGGATGACTGAAACAGTAGAGGAGATGATGAAACACTGGCTTGTGGCAGCAGCTCATCAGGACACTCCTGCAGGATGCTCTTCACCCAGCGCTTGTGTTTTGAGCAAAACTGAAGCGAGGGGGCAGCCTCCTGACTAAATACAGAGCTTCTCTCACCaacttccttccttccctcaTGTTTTCCCCCAGTCTTGACTTCCTTACCATCCCTCTTTGTTTGTTGGTGTCCTCTAACATCCAAATCATTCCCAAACAAAAGATGGCTGTCTTTGGATACTTTATGGGCagcctcctctcttcccctAATAATCCCTGGCTGAAATTCTAGGGGAGTCTTGTCTTCCACTGATTTGAGAAGAGCCTTTGAGGAGCTGCTATAAAGAACAGACTTTGAGTGTTGAGAGCTGTCCATATCATTCTCTCCATATTCTGATGACTGAGAAACTCTGGCCTGATGACAGGAAGCAAAATCTAAGAAAATGAATAAGTAGAGCAAATAAGTGCAGTTAGTATCAGAATAACCAATACATTATTTCattacattcaattcaattcatttgaaTATAACTAAATCAAAATCATCAAGGCAGTTTACATGGAAACACAACAAACAGTTTTTTCAATTCAAGTTAGATACAAGGGCATTGTCAATATCCCACTAGTGTTTTCTGACAAGTAATACGTAACACTACTTCActtatttgtcatttatgtaTTGCGTAATATATTTGTTATGGCTGTATTCAGAAATGAGGAGGCTGTTATTTTGGACTTGGTGTGTGAGAGGGAATGTTACCAGGGAATGATTGTGATAAgttaaatagtaaaaatatcAAGGAGAATTTTCTCAACTGTGTCGCTGGCTGCATTAGCCCTGATACAAATCTCATATTTGTTCAGTGATTTGAACAGGCCGGTGTTGTTCCATCCATAGATTTATCCTGGTTAGCGAAACAAATAGCTGTCAGAGCTGCGATTATGAATGGGGACATCATCCTCCCATACTGTTGGCTAGTTACCTGGCTGCAGTCTTAAAAATCAGTGACAGAAAGATTGTGCTGCATCAAGTAcaagtcaccaatcaacccgacacacatgtttttggactgtgggaggaaaccagagtatctggagaaaacccataaaggtccctgctgggttttgaacaagaaacctccttgctgtgaggcaacagtgctaacaactAAGCCACCGAACTGCCCGTCCATCACACCCTTTACTCACTCAGTATTcccaaatacattttctctctgtgtttgatTTATGAGAGTGTCTACTACTTTCATATAAGACACAAGATGTCATGGaactaaaaatatttgtagACACTCACAATGTGATATGAGCTTAATCTGTGCATGTTGCTTGTTTTGTGAGGTGTGTGGTGTTTCTTACCACAGTGCAGCAACTTCTTTAGAGTTGCTGTCAAGGTCTTGGAGTCAGAGGTAACTATTTCCAACAGTAGCTTCTCCTCTTCTGTCACAGGACTTTCTTTCTTAAGTATCTAAGTCGTACATTCataaatgacacaaacatgGTCAGATTCAATTGTTGTAATTTTTATTCCTCATGTTCTCCTATGGTCTGACTTAAAGGTACCATGTGCAGGTTCAACAGCACCACTACTGGTGCTGTTGAGCGATGAAATACCAGAGAAACCTCAAAACTGCAAAGTGTTTATTACACAGCTGAGTACAAAGTGTTGCATTGTATGGGTGTTTCTAAGTCACACCAGCAGGATCAGTAGTGCTGTTTAAAATACACCTGTACATTTCATCAATCAAAAGAATGTTTTGGGCAATTTCTTTAAAAAGGGCCAAGATATTGCAAGCACGGATTAAAGCATAGTTACAATAGACATACCTTATCAATGTAAGTATCTCCTGGTAACACAGCCTCCAGTGCGTTCAGGTAATGCAGCAGTCTCTCCTCTACTTTCTGGGCATAATGTTCACCATAATGCTCCTCCATCTGTTtctgaaagacagacagcataTACCATGATATctatatatgtacagtaaatgactGCATCAGACTTTGTTCTGTTTAGCCTCAAACAATTTAACTCGACATTCCAAAGAGCATTTTGCTCTCCATTTGAAGAGCAAAAGTGTGATGTTATTAAGAAAGCAAACCAAACCAaatttgtgaaaatattttatttacagtgaggTGGTAAATGAAACAGTTGTGGTATGGTTACTCCGTCataagtgtttattttttgtttgtttttgtttgtcttttagcTGACGACACTGCTCTCCATGTGTTTACTGTATTGCCTAACATAATGAACTTTAATACCTGAGTGCCAGAGCTTTCTGAGAAACTGCTGTTGTGAAACTCCACTCTACCAGTGTACAAACACGGTTTTTATAGCATGTTTCACCATAGGGTTTAGAGTTTATTAGATCTAGTTGGCCACAAAAAAAGAACTATACACACCTTATTACATAACTTTTTGGATCTGTACATAGATAACCATTGTAGACACAAGAATCTatattcaaatgtttatttgtagCGCACTCTGCTGGATATCAAAGGAAAGATGGGGACAGAGAAACCAGTGCTATGGGCTAACTGAACATGTTGAGAGCGCACATGCATTTAACAACTGGAGACAGCTTATaatcacagctgctgttctCCCTCTAGCCATTGAAAAAGTATTCAGTGGAATAACAGAATGTCTGATTGTCTTCTGTGCTTTACAtccatgtatttttatttaaaaatatctacTTTATATGAAATGGTTTAACAAAATGATCTGCTGTATAGCGTAGTTTTCTCATCTCAACCTAGAAAAAAAGACTGGCTGGACTAAAATAAATTCTTAAACAATACTTTGTCAATGATATATAAAGTTTGTTATAGACATGATGGTCTGGAAATCTGATTTAGAATATGATTTATAttggtttggttttctttaGAAGTTTTTGTGGTACTGTCTTGAAAATGTGGATAAAATAATAGGAGTATCTGTCAGTATATCGCAATATaattaaacagcagcacaaacaacaTCATCCAAAATTATCAGCACCTTCCTAATCTACTCTGGACAAAGAAAACTCAATATTATAAGTTTCATGAAGGAAGATTTGTTATAGGATTATTGGTTTAGACTATTAATTAGGTGTACTATTAATTAGCACTGTCTACATCACTGACCACGGACTGAGGATTAGTACTCATGAACAAGTTATTGACTGATCAAAATGGATTCTTGTGTCAGACGTgaacaaatgtcattttaaatgtgtatcctttctttcttcctttattttgaaagttacTCCTATTGTTACATGTTAGTATAGTGAAGTAAACCAACCTTACGATAATCTTCAAGCTTGTCCTTGTCCATAGCCAAAGTCTGTGCCAGAGCCTTGAAGTCCAGATGGTTCTTTCTCATGAGGACCAGTTCACGTTGGCTctgtgcaagaaaaaaatgacatatacCAGAGATCACTGCTGGATCTATCTACTAATTGTGTTAGTGTTTTAATACATGCAATATTAACCATGTCAAGGTTTTACCATACTTACTGCAACTAACAAATGCTGTAAATGACATCTGTGCTTGATTATATCATTTATAAGagttatttagttatttaatttaaataatgaaatgtagCGTTTCATCCATCTGGCATATCTGATTCTAAGCAAACTTAACTAAAATAAGagctaaataaatcaaattatcCAGACAGGTATTTCAAAATTTCATCCTCCAAAATTCATTCtactgaaatactgtatgtggttcatctcagttttaaaataaatacttaaaaaaattgATATGTCTATGCTTAACAGATGCCTTTTTCGACATCTAGCAGATATGGGACAACATTAGCATTGTGCTGTGTTTATATGCACCTGATAAAAGATCAATAT contains:
- the LOC113133505 gene encoding uncharacterized protein LOC113133505 isoform X1, producing the protein MEEDRELQTHRNPSSFSKLPVWIIEHVWAHRMIDIQEVVDPDNWPDVDSQPLRLEDSWRLRVSSAWVYSIVKNRDVEHFERVMGFLEATYRLLPRLIAPIKHMKIMFGLKTMVIMWMLREDRGMVDIVFKISQFFPSKLPQYQGQCSQRELVLMRKNHLDFKALAQTLAMDKDKLEDYRKKQMEEHYGEHYAQKVEERLLHYLNALEAVLPGDTYIDKILKKESPVTEEEKLLLEIVTSDSKTLTATLKKLLHCDFASCHQARVSQSSEYGENDMDSSQHSKSVLYSSSSKALLKSVEDKTPLEFQPGIIRGREEAAHKVSKDSHLLFGNDLDVRGHQQTKRDGKEVKTGGKHEGRKEVGERSSVFSQEAAPSLQFCSKHKRWVKSILQECPDELLPQASVSSSPLLFQSSSSASSSQELSPSIAIPYLTDQKHPPLHTVNHLQTAAKASEQPNPKDKHSSGSLSDTCLSESLPQSSSTSALSPPVGQLIDIVSVRSSHPTFKHHQASPHCFTTSSDKPASTPQLLICHHNSLFGHPESVDAPNTTYNLQTSPAPQDVSTFTSYQSTTLPSFSRLSRKYRQPCTSTRQALDHLNQNCSEQLKKAPATFMMSCLPLCDLSVTESPTCDRSPSTSHLGTLSSVCSANPVPSTTKSSPQIVLQNSIQPHPQTHSTSHKSKTIQCSTTQLRLSLPSQAVLLQSALLQPCVSLTRISAQECYQLTKGRSSYRNAETGLQDKHKANRVRGEEDAGSTFDVNILYSSHSSSSNSEDSIDCDPDYKPCIKRKRLLFEYETVRSLNSI
- the LOC113133505 gene encoding uncharacterized protein LOC113133505 isoform X2, with the translated sequence MWMLREDRGMVDIVFKISQFFPSKLPQYQGQCSQRELVLMRKNHLDFKALAQTLAMDKDKLEDYRKKQMEEHYGEHYAQKVEERLLHYLNALEAVLPGDTYIDKILKKESPVTEEEKLLLEIVTSDSKTLTATLKKLLHCDFASCHQARVSQSSEYGENDMDSSQHSKSVLYSSSSKALLKSVEDKTPLEFQPGIIRGREEAAHKVSKDSHLLFGNDLDVRGHQQTKRDGKEVKTGGKHEGRKEVGERSSVFSQEAAPSLQFCSKHKRWVKSILQECPDELLPQASVSSSPLLFQSSSSASSSQELSPSIAIPYLTDQKHPPLHTVNHLQTAAKASEQPNPKDKHSSGSLSDTCLSESLPQSSSTSALSPPVGQLIDIVSVRSSHPTFKHHQASPHCFTTSSDKPASTPQLLICHHNSLFGHPESVDAPNTTYNLQTSPAPQDVSTFTSYQSTTLPSFSRLSRKYRQPCTSTRQALDHLNQNCSEQLKKAPATFMMSCLPLCDLSVTESPTCDRSPSTSHLGTLSSVCSANPVPSTTKSSPQIVLQNSIQPHPQTHSTSHKSKTIQCSTTQLRLSLPSQAVLLQSALLQPCVSLTRISAQECYQLTKGRSSYRNAETGLQDKHKANRVRGEEDAGSTFDVNILYSSHSSSSNSEDSIDCDPDYKPCIKRKRLLFEYETVRSLNSI